A part of Solicola gregarius genomic DNA contains:
- a CDS encoding type II secretion system F family protein: MILQMAAGALIGLGFLLLIWVLAKPAPGVGATLARLDAGRRSQRSATTSAAGSRLEARIDGMRDGIGGRIEAEALARGINLDATRTNLAVMNRSMASHLGLKVLLALAALVWFPIVLSAVGISVVGLPAIGVIAAVVLAFMLPDMTLRREADARRADFRHVMGSFLDLVAMNLAGGRGLPEALMAASSIGDHWAMVRIRQALSNARIMGMTPWEGIADLGKELGVDELRDLASALALAGDEGAKIRTSLMARSDSMRRKELVEVEGAAGESSQTMLLAQLLMCTAFLIFLAYPAIQELGGA, from the coding sequence ATGATCCTGCAGATGGCCGCTGGTGCCCTGATCGGGCTCGGCTTCTTGTTGCTGATCTGGGTGCTCGCCAAGCCCGCTCCGGGCGTCGGCGCGACGCTCGCGCGGCTCGACGCCGGCCGACGATCGCAGCGGTCGGCGACGACGAGCGCAGCGGGCTCGCGGCTCGAGGCACGCATCGACGGCATGCGCGACGGCATCGGCGGGCGCATCGAGGCCGAGGCGCTGGCGCGCGGGATCAACCTCGACGCGACGCGTACGAACCTCGCAGTGATGAACAGGTCGATGGCCAGCCACCTCGGGCTGAAGGTGCTGCTCGCACTCGCCGCACTGGTCTGGTTCCCGATCGTGCTGTCCGCGGTGGGCATCTCCGTCGTCGGGCTACCCGCGATCGGGGTGATCGCGGCGGTGGTGCTCGCGTTCATGCTTCCCGATATGACGCTGCGCCGAGAGGCCGACGCTCGCCGGGCCGACTTCCGGCACGTGATGGGCTCGTTCCTCGACCTGGTCGCCATGAACCTCGCCGGCGGGCGCGGCCTGCCGGAGGCGCTGATGGCGGCGTCGTCGATCGGCGACCACTGGGCGATGGTCCGCATCCGGCAGGCGTTGTCGAACGCCCGGATCATGGGCATGACGCCGTGGGAGGGCATCGCCGACCTGGGCAAGGAGCTCGGCGTCGACGAGCTCCGCGACCTCGCCTCGGCGCTGGCGCTGGCCGGAGACGAGGGCGCGAAGATCCGCACCTCGCTGATGGCGCGTTCCGACAGCATGCGGCGCAAGGAGCTTGTCGAGGTCGAGGGCGCCGCGGGCGAGAGCTCGCAGACGATGCTGCTCGCCCAGCTGCTGATGTGCACGGCATTCCTGATTTTCCTCGCCTATCCAGCGATCCAAGAACTGGGAGGAGCATGA
- a CDS encoding TadE/TadG family type IV pilus assembly protein encodes MGTSRPRDDRGVSAIEFSVVVPIVLLLIFLTIQAGFWMYGRNSAQSAAREGVSYLRLAGEHVDPESFKLQAEKYAYGYATKIGGLDGVEVDSDIDAETGKVTMTVSGSMDAPAGTWTVTQTVTATLEKFRPDAGYGDGD; translated from the coding sequence ATGGGCACGTCGCGTCCGCGCGACGACCGAGGGGTCAGCGCCATCGAGTTCTCGGTCGTCGTGCCCATCGTGCTGCTGCTGATCTTCCTGACCATCCAGGCCGGCTTCTGGATGTACGGCCGCAACAGCGCGCAGAGCGCCGCGCGCGAGGGCGTCTCGTACCTGCGGCTGGCCGGTGAGCACGTCGACCCGGAGTCGTTCAAGCTACAGGCCGAGAAGTACGCGTACGGCTACGCGACGAAGATCGGCGGCCTGGACGGCGTCGAGGTCGACTCCGATATCGATGCGGAAACGGGAAAGGTGACGATGACGGTGTCCGGGTCGATGGACGCGCCCGCGGGTACCTGGACCGTCACCCAGACGGTGACCGCGACGCTGGAGAAGTTCCGTCCCGATGCGGGGTACGGCGATGGCGACTGA
- a CDS encoding TadE/TadG family type IV pilus assembly protein: MATERGTASLELVILAPVMFAVLSLILVFGRYAETEGKIDQAARDGARAATAQNSRSEAETIARKVVDEALEDAPDSCRDNVDVTFELGPKAYEQDASDDPSEVSYISVRVRCDVDLTDLGPLPLDSATIDQTFTSPLDRYRGVAE, encoded by the coding sequence ATGGCGACTGAGCGCGGTACGGCGAGCCTGGAGCTGGTGATCCTGGCGCCGGTGATGTTCGCGGTGCTGTCGCTGATCCTGGTGTTCGGCCGTTACGCGGAGACCGAGGGCAAGATCGACCAGGCGGCGCGCGACGGTGCCCGGGCGGCGACCGCGCAGAACAGCCGCTCCGAGGCCGAGACGATCGCGCGCAAGGTCGTCGACGAGGCGCTGGAGGACGCACCGGACTCGTGTCGCGACAACGTGGACGTCACGTTCGAGCTCGGGCCGAAGGCGTACGAGCAGGATGCCAGCGACGATCCGTCGGAGGTCTCGTACATCTCGGTGCGCGTGCGCTGCGACGTCGACCTGACCGATCTCGGGCCGCTGCCGCTCGACAGCGCCACCATCGACCAGACCTTCACGAGTCCGCTCGACCGCTATCGAGGGGTGGCCGAATAA
- a CDS encoding TadE/TadG family type IV pilus assembly protein yields the protein MPTRDDQSGSITPFVLIVTIALFMLAGLVIDGGRQMNSRSRAVAYAQEASRAGATAIDLTSDVALVDEDDAEAAAARFCQGAMDRDDDLVTCDAELVKSGNETGNDVYDVQVRTTIETEGILSGMFNVDVWTANGVARARPIQGVIEPQSGQQLTNDPPTTAPPSGNPFPTGGPSEPPDKLYRCEEPYFDPYDQHHIWHEGDKPLKPPITESAPTADVFCWPPWVAPKPDNGDGNGDGNGDGNGDGNGDGNGDGNGDGNGDGNGDGGPHR from the coding sequence GTGCCGACGCGTGACGACCAGAGCGGGTCGATCACACCGTTCGTGCTGATCGTGACGATCGCGCTGTTCATGCTCGCCGGCCTGGTGATCGACGGCGGGCGGCAGATGAACTCGCGCTCCCGCGCGGTCGCGTACGCGCAGGAGGCCTCGCGGGCGGGTGCGACGGCGATCGACCTGACCAGCGACGTCGCGCTCGTCGACGAGGACGACGCCGAGGCCGCGGCGGCGCGGTTCTGCCAGGGGGCGATGGACCGCGACGACGACCTCGTGACCTGCGATGCGGAGCTGGTCAAGAGCGGGAACGAGACCGGCAACGACGTGTACGACGTCCAGGTGCGGACGACGATCGAGACCGAGGGCATCCTGAGCGGGATGTTCAACGTCGACGTGTGGACCGCGAACGGTGTCGCGCGGGCGCGGCCCATCCAGGGCGTGATCGAGCCGCAGTCGGGACAGCAGCTGACCAATGACCCGCCGACCACCGCACCGCCGTCCGGCAACCCGTTCCCGACGGGCGGTCCATCGGAGCCGCCGGACAAGTTGTATCGCTGCGAGGAGCCGTACTTCGACCCGTACGACCAGCACCACATCTGGCACGAGGGTGATAAGCCGCTCAAACCGCCGATCACGGAGAGCGCGCCGACGGCGGACGTGTTCTGCTGGCCGCCTTGGGTCGCGCCCAAGCCCGACAACGGCGATGGCAACGGCGACGGGAACGGCGACGGGAACGGCGACGGGAACGGCGACGGCAACGGCGACGGCAACGGCGACGGCAACGGCGACGGCAACGGCGACGGAGGACCCCACAGGTGA
- a CDS encoding LysM peptidoglycan-binding domain-containing protein, with protein MNQIRLPSTGASRGRAADVLLGTLALLGTLVIVVGVPVALWLLAGPPWKPEVDDSLVGEASARDVVAVLAIVVWLAWLYFCVCLVVEASAEARGGRLAPRLLGGGAGTQALARRLVAAVVLIGGATTGPVVSAHAISVPADPGPVAELSSAGTGARPTARESGPANEFVPVEQRQTDGIAPYYDVRPPEGRNYETLWDIADRFLGSGTRYKEILDLNRGVVQPDGATLTGTDLIRAGWVLRLPTDAQGAGLRIVDHDLESLEPADAPSESDEADDAGPTAWAPLFGAAGGLLAAGLAAGLRRYRASATIGALVGRRLDPPPNGDAARAPEAALRNEADEPAARMLNRGLRAWTAGATDGVPPIAQCSVSPTGLAVSFHGTPSAAPSYGWKTARDGRVWTIGDAEAERLGEASPAPAPGLVAFGGRDDGSTLLMDLDAFRGIVSVGGESHRARAVAMSFALDTATHAWADRRQVTMVGFADDVTSVADATIRVVDDLAQAIAPLERVAAEQRQACSRVGVRSVHDARFTHDDPLLWQHQLVVCSGVPTTETLGALHELAADLRTSIAVVVVGDVPSAAARLVATDDGRLTCAPIGLDVRAQGIDVAAYRGIVDVYQRTQSDESGSDGPDGPEALAPGVDVTDVDGAQFDPSARQPVEVRLLGPVRVDGVTEISEPRRDLLTEIAAFVALQPGGVHPDTLTAAIWPRGVPDATRDAELERVTTWLGAERFGLVDGLWQLRGPGVRVDWDVFRAYVDHAERMPREAERALGAALDLVRGEAWADLPTGRYGWLAYDSAQVQIPALVIRTARRLSAMLADRGDGEGARDALLRGLDLAPASEQLWCDALRLAERFASPRDIKVVADGMYAAIARHGSPRGARPETDALVDKLLPGYRRSA; from the coding sequence GTGAACCAGATCCGGCTCCCGTCCACGGGAGCGTCGCGCGGGCGCGCCGCGGACGTACTGCTGGGGACCCTGGCGCTGCTCGGCACGCTGGTGATCGTCGTCGGCGTCCCGGTCGCGTTGTGGTTGCTCGCCGGGCCGCCGTGGAAGCCCGAGGTCGACGACTCCCTCGTCGGTGAGGCGTCGGCGCGCGACGTCGTTGCGGTGTTGGCGATCGTGGTGTGGCTCGCCTGGCTGTACTTCTGCGTGTGCCTGGTCGTCGAGGCGTCCGCGGAGGCGCGCGGCGGCCGGCTCGCGCCGCGGCTGCTCGGGGGAGGTGCCGGTACGCAGGCGCTCGCCAGGCGGCTGGTCGCGGCGGTCGTACTGATCGGCGGCGCAACGACCGGTCCGGTGGTCAGCGCGCATGCGATATCCGTTCCGGCCGACCCGGGACCGGTTGCGGAGTTGAGCTCTGCGGGCACGGGCGCGCGGCCGACCGCGCGCGAGTCGGGTCCGGCGAATGAGTTTGTACCCGTCGAGCAGCGGCAGACCGACGGCATTGCGCCGTACTACGACGTGCGACCGCCGGAAGGGCGCAACTACGAGACCCTGTGGGACATCGCCGACCGGTTCCTCGGCAGCGGTACGCGCTACAAGGAGATCCTCGACCTGAACCGAGGCGTCGTCCAGCCCGACGGCGCGACGCTGACCGGCACCGACCTGATCCGAGCAGGGTGGGTGCTCCGCCTACCGACCGACGCCCAGGGCGCGGGCCTGCGCATCGTCGACCACGACCTGGAGTCGCTCGAGCCCGCCGATGCGCCGTCGGAAAGCGACGAGGCCGACGACGCGGGCCCGACCGCGTGGGCGCCGCTGTTCGGCGCGGCCGGGGGCCTACTGGCTGCGGGGTTGGCGGCCGGACTGCGCCGCTATCGAGCGAGCGCGACCATCGGGGCCCTCGTCGGTAGGCGACTCGACCCTCCGCCCAACGGCGACGCGGCCCGCGCGCCCGAGGCGGCCCTGCGCAACGAGGCCGACGAGCCCGCGGCGAGGATGCTGAACCGCGGCCTGCGTGCTTGGACCGCCGGAGCGACGGACGGCGTTCCCCCGATCGCGCAGTGCTCGGTGTCGCCGACCGGGCTCGCGGTGTCCTTCCATGGCACGCCGTCCGCGGCGCCCTCGTACGGATGGAAGACCGCCCGCGACGGACGGGTGTGGACGATCGGCGACGCGGAGGCGGAGCGGCTCGGCGAGGCGTCGCCCGCACCCGCGCCGGGACTCGTGGCGTTCGGCGGTCGCGACGACGGATCGACACTGCTGATGGATCTCGACGCCTTCCGCGGCATCGTGAGCGTCGGCGGGGAGAGCCATCGGGCACGCGCGGTCGCGATGAGCTTTGCGCTCGACACGGCCACCCACGCGTGGGCCGATCGGCGACAGGTGACGATGGTCGGGTTCGCCGACGACGTCACGTCGGTCGCGGACGCCACGATCCGGGTGGTCGACGATCTCGCGCAGGCGATCGCCCCGCTCGAACGAGTGGCGGCCGAGCAGCGACAGGCGTGCTCGCGGGTCGGCGTACGCAGCGTGCACGACGCCCGCTTCACCCACGACGACCCACTGTTGTGGCAGCACCAGCTCGTTGTCTGCTCCGGCGTCCCGACGACCGAGACGTTGGGGGCGCTGCACGAGCTGGCGGCGGACCTTCGTACGTCGATCGCGGTCGTGGTCGTCGGCGACGTGCCGAGTGCCGCCGCGCGGCTCGTTGCCACCGACGACGGGCGCCTGACGTGTGCACCGATCGGACTCGACGTACGCGCCCAGGGCATCGACGTCGCGGCGTACCGCGGGATCGTCGACGTGTACCAGCGCACGCAGTCCGACGAGTCGGGGTCGGACGGGCCGGACGGTCCCGAGGCGCTCGCGCCGGGCGTCGACGTCACCGACGTCGACGGTGCGCAATTCGACCCGTCGGCTCGACAGCCCGTCGAGGTGCGGTTGCTCGGGCCCGTGCGGGTGGACGGCGTCACCGAGATCTCCGAGCCGCGGCGCGACCTGCTGACCGAGATCGCGGCGTTCGTCGCGTTGCAGCCCGGTGGTGTCCATCCCGACACGCTCACGGCGGCGATCTGGCCGCGGGGCGTCCCCGACGCGACGCGCGACGCCGAGCTCGAACGCGTGACGACGTGGTTGGGCGCGGAGCGGTTCGGACTCGTCGACGGGCTCTGGCAGCTGCGCGGCCCGGGCGTACGAGTGGACTGGGACGTGTTCCGTGCGTACGTCGACCATGCCGAGCGGATGCCGCGCGAGGCGGAGCGGGCGTTGGGCGCGGCGCTCGACCTGGTTCGCGGGGAAGCATGGGCGGACCTGCCGACCGGGCGCTACGGCTGGCTCGCGTACGACTCGGCGCAGGTCCAGATCCCGGCGCTGGTCATCCGCACGGCCAGGCGACTGTCGGCGATGCTGGCCGACCGCGGCGACGGCGAGGGCGCGCGCGACGCGCTGCTCCGTGGCCTCGACCTGGCGCCTGCGTCGGAGCAGCTGTGGTGCGACGCGCTACGGCTCGCCGAGCGGTTCGCGTCGCCGCGGGACATCAAGGTCGTGGCCGACGGCATGTATGCCGCCATCGCGCGCCACGGCTCGCCCCGCGGCGCGCGGCCCGAGACCGACGCCCTGGTCGACAAGCTGCTGCCCGGCTATCGCCGCTCCGCCTGA
- a CDS encoding calcium-binding protein codes for MSKILLGVLAGAAILATATSAVADRIVGGPDDNRLVGTNRGDMMSGGKGEDVMLGRGGRDRIRGNLGFDELFGGKRADKIAGGNGLDDLYGQAGRDRLTGGPRQDDLFGGPGRDRLFGGRDADTLRGGPGNDYLRAGPRKHSTLYGGKGDDNFSVTGWLTVKGGPGRETFKASRLKTASQSAFYGGAGHDKLDLKRFKGFFVGYMDDGQRDVIKCGPGLEGIDIDRHDVVLYIKACSALS; via the coding sequence ATGAGCAAGATTTTGCTGGGTGTGCTTGCGGGCGCCGCTATTCTGGCAACCGCGACATCCGCCGTAGCAGACAGAATTGTCGGCGGGCCTGACGATAATCGCCTTGTCGGGACGAATAGAGGCGATATGATGAGTGGAGGCAAGGGCGAGGACGTAATGCTGGGTCGGGGCGGCCGAGATCGCATTCGTGGTAACCTCGGCTTCGATGAGCTTTTCGGGGGAAAACGTGCCGACAAGATCGCGGGCGGCAATGGCCTGGACGACCTGTACGGACAGGCGGGTCGAGATCGACTAACCGGCGGTCCGCGACAGGACGACCTGTTTGGCGGACCGGGGCGCGATCGGCTGTTCGGTGGGCGTGACGCTGATACGTTGCGTGGCGGTCCAGGTAATGATTACCTCCGTGCTGGTCCCCGGAAGCACAGCACGTTGTATGGAGGGAAGGGCGACGACAATTTCAGCGTGACCGGCTGGCTCACGGTGAAGGGAGGACCTGGCCGCGAGACCTTTAAGGCATCCCGGCTCAAGACTGCGTCGCAAAGCGCGTTTTATGGTGGCGCTGGGCACGACAAACTCGACTTAAAGCGGTTCAAGGGATTCTTTGTTGGATATATGGACGACGGTCAGCGGGACGTAATTAAGTGTGGACCCGGCCTCGAGGGCATCGACATAGATCGGCATGATGTCGTGCTATACATCAAGGCTTGCAGTGCGCTCTCCTAA
- a CDS encoding ABC-F family ATP-binding cassette domain-containing protein: MLTVNGLELRVGARVLMSDVAFRVGDGDKVGLVGRNGAGKTTLTRVLAGEGQPTGGSVTNTGTVGYLPQDPRTGDLEVSARERILSARGIDDVVRKLRKAEAEMASDDERVRDKAMRRYERADAELHAGGGYAAESEAATIAASLGLPDRVMGQPLATLSGGQRRRVELARILFSGADTLLLDEPTNHLDADSIVWLRDFLKSHNGGLVVISHDVALLENTVTKVLHLDANRAEVDVYNMGWKLYLRQRETDERRRKRERANAERKAGQLMAQAEKMHAKATKATAAKNMARRAERMLSGLEAARAADRVANIKFPSPAACGKTPLQASELSKSYGSLEIFTDVDLAVDRGSRVVVLGLNGAGKTTLLRILAGIDKPDTGTVLPGHGLKIGYYAQEHETLDLRRTVLENMQAQAPELTDTQARSVLGSFLFTGDDSHKPSSVLSGGEKTRLALATLIVSAANVLLLDEPTNNLDPASRDEVLRAIRTYEGAIVLVTHDEGAVEALEPDRVLILPEGDEDLWSADYADLISLA; encoded by the coding sequence ATGCTGACCGTCAACGGCCTCGAGCTGCGGGTCGGCGCACGCGTGCTCATGTCGGACGTCGCCTTCCGGGTCGGAGACGGCGACAAGGTCGGGCTGGTCGGCCGCAACGGCGCCGGCAAGACGACGCTCACCCGCGTTCTCGCGGGCGAGGGCCAGCCGACTGGCGGAAGTGTGACCAACACCGGCACCGTCGGCTACCTGCCGCAGGACCCGCGTACGGGCGATCTCGAGGTCTCCGCGCGCGAGCGCATCCTGTCCGCACGCGGCATCGACGACGTCGTACGCAAGCTGCGCAAGGCCGAGGCCGAGATGGCCTCCGACGACGAGCGCGTACGCGACAAGGCCATGCGGCGGTACGAGCGTGCCGACGCGGAGCTGCATGCCGGCGGCGGGTACGCCGCGGAGTCCGAGGCCGCGACGATCGCGGCGAGCCTGGGGCTGCCCGACCGGGTGATGGGCCAGCCGCTCGCAACGCTGTCCGGCGGGCAGCGACGCAGGGTGGAGCTCGCCCGCATCCTGTTCTCCGGCGCCGACACGCTGCTGCTCGACGAGCCGACCAACCACCTCGATGCCGACTCGATCGTGTGGCTGCGCGACTTCCTGAAGTCGCACAACGGTGGTCTGGTGGTGATCAGCCACGACGTCGCGCTGCTCGAGAACACCGTCACCAAGGTGCTGCACCTCGACGCAAACCGCGCCGAGGTCGACGTCTACAACATGGGCTGGAAGCTCTACCTGCGCCAGCGCGAGACCGACGAGCGCCGCCGCAAGCGCGAGCGCGCCAACGCCGAGCGCAAGGCCGGGCAGCTGATGGCCCAGGCCGAGAAGATGCACGCCAAGGCCACGAAGGCGACCGCGGCAAAGAACATGGCGCGCCGCGCCGAGCGGATGCTCTCCGGTCTCGAGGCGGCGCGGGCGGCCGACCGCGTTGCGAACATCAAGTTCCCGTCGCCCGCCGCGTGTGGCAAGACGCCACTGCAGGCGAGCGAGCTGAGCAAGTCGTACGGCTCGCTGGAGATCTTCACCGACGTCGACCTGGCCGTCGACCGGGGCAGCCGGGTCGTTGTGCTCGGCCTCAACGGCGCCGGCAAGACGACCCTGCTGCGCATCCTCGCTGGCATCGACAAGCCCGACACCGGCACGGTTTTGCCCGGCCACGGCCTCAAGATCGGCTACTACGCACAGGAGCACGAGACGCTCGACCTGCGGCGTACGGTGCTCGAGAACATGCAGGCACAAGCGCCCGAGCTGACCGATACACAGGCGCGCAGTGTGCTCGGCTCGTTCCTGTTCACCGGTGACGACTCGCACAAGCCGTCATCGGTGCTGTCCGGTGGCGAGAAGACCCGCCTCGCGCTCGCAACGCTGATCGTCTCGGCGGCGAACGTACTACTCCTCGACGAGCCCACCAACAACCTCGACCCCGCCTCGCGCGACGAGGTCCTCCGCGCGATCCGCACGTACGAAGGCGCGATCGTGCTCGTCACGCACGACGAAGGCGCCGTCGAGGCGCTCGAGCCCGATCGGGTGCTGATCCTGCCGGAAGGCGACGAGGACCTCTGGTCGGCCGACTACGCCGACCTGATCAGCCTGGCCTGA
- a CDS encoding LysM peptidoglycan-binding domain-containing protein, which produces MTTPAQRMRGLAALVALAVLIAGVPWALWTYAGGAPWDAVAEPGDWLSSELDDSAIVSILTLVMWAAWAYFVVCVAVEVVRARQDRPAPSGGVGAQPLARRLVASVLLLIGTATISAPAATAATGGGAGPGDVPAVQQSVQAAFDKIDAAQQRVPANAQAATGVPGGSALAQELPTGAQAQTGLAYYVQPPHAGNYDCLWDIADRTLGDPLRWREIYQLNKGVLQEDGNRLIDPDLIYPGWQMRLPDDARGPNVIRPDGQPVGPSQGDDKGAAHQGPGTQQQGDTGADVASEGATSATSTRPTGGENHSTLYAQLGLGGGLIAAGLLWGLRRQRGWNGGDPPGRGAPFDEEHSLQLRADRPSALFADRAMRSMGTHESGVRPSVARLGADRMSVRFDGVAGPPAKGWLPGADAYEWTTTADALTREHLEGPSAAPQLACIGVDGGEQVLVNLAAAGGVVAVSGDRRVATEMARSIVIDLATHAWADVIEVIAVGFHEDLLPLGGGRLRQFSTLDDAISHVRGSVQHRLSERVIVSADEPSRTQLAILTGFATDRQNPIGVFCCGEVERAGLRLSANADGVVVPAGWGMALNAQRLPAASIPPLVALYGQEIAPVESESPQAVPGYDPWVADPGAGVVADIQVLGDLRVDAVGEIDDERLPLSTEIVVCLALHPEGVHQRVLEGMLWPRGASDDVVSAALETAQTWLTAPGGASAVTGTDGRWFLDLSRVRVDWHVLTMCNVDLARSGLASAADGLRYVTGAPLAELPAERYAWVRPELTRRMRETVVSIAETAAVSASDHGRPREAVDALRAGLRGVPDAEVLWRRMLRLAAAADTDVAGLVDEMFATLGRCGSPRGPEGSTLALVDDLLPNRPRPGAELSA; this is translated from the coding sequence GTGACGACCCCAGCTCAGCGGATGCGAGGCCTCGCGGCCCTGGTCGCGCTCGCCGTCCTGATCGCCGGCGTGCCATGGGCGCTGTGGACGTACGCCGGTGGGGCCCCGTGGGACGCGGTGGCCGAGCCCGGCGACTGGCTGAGCAGTGAGCTCGACGACTCGGCGATCGTCTCCATCCTCACGCTGGTGATGTGGGCGGCGTGGGCGTACTTCGTCGTCTGCGTGGCCGTCGAGGTCGTACGCGCGCGCCAGGACCGTCCGGCGCCGAGCGGCGGCGTCGGTGCCCAACCGCTCGCCCGTCGGCTCGTCGCGTCGGTGCTCCTGCTGATCGGTACGGCGACGATCTCGGCACCGGCCGCCACCGCGGCGACCGGCGGCGGCGCGGGTCCGGGAGACGTGCCCGCGGTCCAGCAGAGCGTCCAGGCGGCGTTCGACAAGATCGACGCGGCACAGCAGCGCGTACCTGCCAACGCGCAGGCCGCGACCGGCGTCCCCGGCGGCAGCGCGCTCGCCCAGGAGCTCCCGACCGGAGCGCAGGCACAGACCGGGCTCGCGTACTACGTGCAGCCGCCGCATGCGGGCAACTACGACTGTCTCTGGGACATCGCCGACCGCACCCTCGGTGACCCACTGCGGTGGCGCGAGATCTACCAGCTGAACAAGGGCGTCCTGCAGGAGGACGGCAACCGGCTGATCGACCCCGACCTGATCTACCCCGGCTGGCAGATGCGCCTGCCCGACGACGCGCGTGGCCCCAACGTCATCCGGCCCGACGGACAGCCGGTCGGTCCGTCGCAGGGCGACGACAAGGGCGCGGCCCACCAGGGCCCGGGCACCCAACAGCAGGGTGACACCGGGGCCGACGTCGCATCCGAGGGTGCCACCTCGGCGACCTCGACCCGCCCGACCGGTGGTGAGAACCACTCGACGCTGTACGCCCAGCTCGGCCTCGGCGGCGGCCTGATCGCGGCCGGCCTGCTGTGGGGCCTCCGACGTCAGCGCGGATGGAACGGCGGCGACCCACCGGGGCGTGGCGCACCGTTCGACGAGGAGCACTCGCTGCAGCTTCGCGCCGACCGGCCGTCGGCGTTGTTCGCCGACCGGGCGATGCGGTCGATGGGCACGCACGAATCCGGGGTACGCCCCAGCGTCGCGCGTCTCGGCGCCGACCGGATGAGCGTACGGTTCGACGGCGTGGCGGGCCCACCGGCGAAGGGCTGGCTCCCCGGCGCCGACGCGTACGAGTGGACGACGACTGCGGACGCGCTCACCCGCGAGCACCTCGAGGGCCCGTCCGCGGCGCCACAGTTGGCGTGCATCGGGGTCGACGGTGGCGAGCAGGTGCTGGTCAACCTCGCGGCGGCCGGCGGAGTCGTCGCGGTGAGCGGCGATCGCAGGGTGGCGACCGAGATGGCGCGGTCGATCGTCATCGACCTCGCGACCCATGCCTGGGCCGACGTGATCGAGGTGATCGCGGTCGGGTTCCATGAGGACCTGCTGCCCCTCGGCGGTGGCCGGCTGCGCCAGTTCTCGACGCTCGACGACGCGATCTCGCACGTACGCGGGTCGGTGCAGCACCGGCTCAGTGAGCGCGTGATCGTGTCGGCCGACGAGCCGTCGCGCACACAGCTCGCCATCCTGACCGGGTTCGCCACCGACCGGCAGAACCCGATCGGTGTGTTCTGCTGCGGCGAGGTGGAACGAGCGGGTCTGCGCCTGTCGGCCAATGCCGACGGCGTCGTCGTACCGGCGGGTTGGGGCATGGCGCTCAACGCACAGCGGCTGCCGGCAGCGAGCATTCCGCCCCTGGTCGCGCTGTACGGACAAGAGATCGCGCCGGTCGAGTCGGAGTCGCCCCAGGCGGTACCCGGGTACGACCCCTGGGTCGCCGACCCGGGTGCAGGCGTGGTCGCCGACATTCAGGTGCTCGGCGACCTGCGGGTCGACGCGGTCGGTGAGATCGACGACGAACGCCTCCCGCTCTCGACCGAGATCGTCGTCTGCCTGGCGCTGCACCCGGAGGGCGTGCACCAGCGCGTCCTCGAAGGCATGCTGTGGCCGCGTGGTGCCTCCGACGATGTCGTCTCGGCGGCGCTCGAGACTGCGCAGACGTGGCTGACCGCACCGGGTGGCGCCTCCGCCGTGACCGGCACCGATGGGCGCTGGTTCCTGGACCTGAGCCGGGTGCGGGTCGACTGGCACGTCCTCACGATGTGCAACGTCGACCTCGCACGCAGCGGGCTCGCGTCGGCGGCGGACGGCCTGCGGTACGTGACCGGTGCCCCGCTCGCGGAGCTGCCCGCAGAGCGGTACGCGTGGGTACGCCCGGAGCTGACGCGACGGATGCGAGAGACCGTTGTGTCGATCGCGGAGACGGCGGCTGTCTCGGCGAGCGACCACGGCCGTCCTCGCGAGGCCGTCGACGCGCTGCGTGCAGGCCTGCGCGGCGTACCCGACGCGGAGGTGCTGTGGCGGCGGATGCTGCGCCTCGCGGCGGCGGCAGACACCGACGTTGCCGGCCTCGTCGACGAGATGTTCGCGACGCTCGGACGCTGTGGCTCGCCGCGGGGTCCGGAGGGCAGCACGCTCGCCCTCGTGGACGACCTGCTGCCGAACCGCCCACGCCCGGGAGCCGAGCTCTCCGCCTGA